The Verrucomicrobiia bacterium region GGCAATACCGTTTATGTGGTGTCGATGGCCGACCCCAACGACCCGAACGCCTTCACCACCACCGAACGCCCCTGCTATTTAAAAGGCACCTATAATCCGGCCACGGGGGCCTTGACTTGGGGCACCATCACCGACATTACCGGCGATTTTGAACTCCCCGGTTTTTTGGGAAATATGATTGATATCTCGGCCATAATGGTGGGTGATGTCTTGCACGTTTTATGGACCGATTGGAATAACTTTCTGGGTGCCGGCGGTCCCGGCCCGGGCGGCCATGTTCACCACGCCGCCGTTTTTCCGGATGGAACCGTGCAGGGGCCGCATAAAATAACGGACATCAATGTGGACGGCCGCCTGCCCGACCGTTCTGGCACACTCTTTGGATTTGCCGTCTGCAACTGGCCGATGGTTTCGTTGGCCTACGATACAACCCAAGACTATCTCTTCGCTCTCTGGTCAGCCCCGCCCGACGATGGCAACTACGGCTGGGGAGATTATGAGCAGTATGGCGTTATGGCTTGCTATGACATTTTTACGGCCACCTCCCCGTATGCTTCCTATTATCACGGCATTATCTGGGATGATGCCCGCAACGTCACCCAAACCAACAACCCCGGCTGCGATGGTTCTCCCGGCGACCCCTGCCATCACGAAGACCAGTTTGAAGTGGCGGCGATTGCCAACGACACGCTTTGGGTGGTGGCAATGGTGCAGCGCTATCCGGGATTTCAGGAAACCGCCGTTCGCTCCGGAATTACCCCCGACCCTGGTCCCTTCACAGAACAGTATGACGTCTTTCGGCTCTACAAAGTCCCGGCCAGATATAATTACTGCCACTTAAGCTGTGGTGATTTGGGAACACCTCCGGGAGACACAACCAAATTTTACCAAATCCAACTGCAGCCGCGGGGAGGAACAAAGAGCTTTAATTTGAGATTGGTCAACATCAGCCTTAACGATACGTACCTCGATAGCGTAACCTTGGATACCGGTTTGAACGATGGTTATCTGGTTGTGACTACCAATGCAGTTTTCGGAACCCTTGTTACGGTAGGCGGTCATTACGATTTCCAAGTATTTATGAATACGGATGGCGTCGGTTCAGCCAATATCGGCGCCCGCAGCGGTCTTCTCAAAGCCTACACCCACTACGGTTCTCCTCCCAGCTACAGAATACTCCCAATCAACATTACTGTGTATGTCGTACCAACGCTTTGCCTTAACCGGAAAACCGTCATTCACTCTGCCACCAACCATACGGAAGTAGGGAATCAGGGTTCCATCAAGGATCAAGGTGGATTGGGTATGTACTATCCGGTCAACGGCCACGATAATTTTTACGACGGCGGCGTTTGGGTGGCTTGGGATAACAACATTCCGGATGGCCGCACCAACTGCGCCGACGGATTCCCACGTAAGGTGACCCGACAGTTGTTTGGCGACAAGTACCTGCGCTGTCTTACGGACGCCGTTTTGGATTCTGTTCCAGGAACGGGTTCGTATTACAATCTGTACTTGAAATCCATTGCCGCCGAATTGCAGGATTCAACCATCGTCTGGCAGAATATCTGGGAGCAGTCCACCCATCCCGATTCCTCCGATTTTCTTATCCAAACAACCCGGATCATCAACATCGGCAACGACCCGATTGACAGCGTGGCGATGGGCGTAATCTACGATCTGGACGTTCAGGTAGACGGCGTGGTTTCCGCCTCTGAAAACGTGGGAGGAGATACCACCGTTTCCCACCTCGGACGCACGTGGTGGCTGGGATGGGTGGCCGGTAATGATGTGGTGGTCGATACCTGTGCACCGGGAGCTTATGCTTATGGCTTTGTGGTCGTTCCGGGCACTATCGGCAATCCAGGTGATTTCGTCGGCCCGCGTGGAGCAGTAGTTTATCAGCAGGCCGGTTTCTCCTACAACATCGGATGCGAGAATCCGAACGGTGGGGACTCGCTATTCGAGCGCTATGCCTGGAATCTTGTAGGTACTCACAGCACAGAAAATCCAGCCGACGACACGCTGACCGGAGTGTTCCAACGATGTCTATCGGGAAACGCCTATCGTCGCGATATGGGGTATATGACCGTCGCCAAAAAAGTTTATAACCTGCCCCCCAACGGCGGCGGCAATGCACTCGTGGCCCGCTACGGGCTGGATGCGCTGGCCGCCGCCGTGGATACTTTCTTTTCCGGTCCCGGCGAAACCTATACCATTATTCACGTCGCTTCCTCAGGCGGCGGCTTGGCCGGTCTGATGAACAACGCGGTCAAAGGCATCGACTGGTATGTCGACCACTCCGATGTCCAGGTCGGTACCAGCCAGACCCGCTTCCGCGGCGATTTGAACAACGATGGGCAGCTATCACCGGCGGACGTGGTTTTGGAACTGAACTATGTTTTTTCGAACGTGGATATGTACAACGGAACGGCCATCCCCCTCTGCGTGGCGGATTTGAACAACACGGGGGATTTATCCCCCGCCGATATTGTGCTGCTGCTCAACGGGACTTTTACCGGCGGCGATTGTCTCGGCTGCCTCAAACCCTGTTTTTAACTCCTGAAAGGGAGCGTTTAACAAAAAAGCCCTTCCGCCAAAGCGGAAGGGCTTTTAGTTGTTTGGGTGCTTTCAAAAAATCATCCCCAGCCAGTCCCTCAAAAACTCAATCCGGCCGATGAGGAGCGAAAGCCGCCCCATCACCGTATAGCCAAAGGTGGCCCCGAAGCCGATCATCAAAAACCAGA contains the following coding sequences:
- a CDS encoding dockerin type I repeat-containing protein translates to MRAIILFIFAVSFGLFSESFALPKSKVPEPASVNRQPAKIQPARPIPIVVDDDVVRENSLPLDPAQSYRYLGPRQIEQSASPYVDVRVGIPETPGGNNHMRRQVALSPTGTVHMVYGIYDVDSTGTPDSARNFFYFYNAYDCGNSNALRNGSLDVPIRDSFPPTDLRPRFVNQGGLFIPPGTNTPVVYGNQYILLTDTPPLGDVSFRGCATMRDSAECLGMFSMDTTMNISTTRRHPVNYPLNESVWVATYRAGNTPNAISFTYTTDRGLTWSADAILPTYSPWFNSVEITGRGNTVYVVSMADPNDPNAFTTTERPCYLKGTYNPATGALTWGTITDITGDFELPGFLGNMIDISAIMVGDVLHVLWTDWNNFLGAGGPGPGGHVHHAAVFPDGTVQGPHKITDINVDGRLPDRSGTLFGFAVCNWPMVSLAYDTTQDYLFALWSAPPDDGNYGWGDYEQYGVMACYDIFTATSPYASYYHGIIWDDARNVTQTNNPGCDGSPGDPCHHEDQFEVAAIANDTLWVVAMVQRYPGFQETAVRSGITPDPGPFTEQYDVFRLYKVPARYNYCHLSCGDLGTPPGDTTKFYQIQLQPRGGTKSFNLRLVNISLNDTYLDSVTLDTGLNDGYLVVTTNAVFGTLVTVGGHYDFQVFMNTDGVGSANIGARSGLLKAYTHYGSPPSYRILPINITVYVVPTLCLNRKTVIHSATNHTEVGNQGSIKDQGGLGMYYPVNGHDNFYDGGVWVAWDNNIPDGRTNCADGFPRKVTRQLFGDKYLRCLTDAVLDSVPGTGSYYNLYLKSIAAELQDSTIVWQNIWEQSTHPDSSDFLIQTTRIINIGNDPIDSVAMGVIYDLDVQVDGVVSASENVGGDTTVSHLGRTWWLGWVAGNDVVVDTCAPGAYAYGFVVVPGTIGNPGDFVGPRGAVVYQQAGFSYNIGCENPNGGDSLFERYAWNLVGTHSTENPADDTLTGVFQRCLSGNAYRRDMGYMTVAKKVYNLPPNGGGNALVARYGLDALAAAVDTFFSGPGETYTIIHVASSGGGLAGLMNNAVKGIDWYVDHSDVQVGTSQTRFRGDLNNDGQLSPADVVLELNYVFSNVDMYNGTAIPLCVADLNNTGDLSPADIVLLLNGTFTGGDCLGCLKPCF